The genomic region TCGAAGTTTTTAAAACGTAAAGTATGAAGCGAAGCCTGATGCTCGTAGGTAAAGTGTCCATGATGAGAAACGATTGACGTCTGGTATAGGTGGTTGGATGTGACGTGCCGTGGctactgtctgtgttttttcttTGCCCGTAGCTAGTAGTAAACGATCACTGTGATCTTTAGGCCATTTGTTGCAGTCAAGTTTTAAGAATTCTGGACCGTTGAACCACCAATGGTTGCTGCCGAAAGTCGTTTGTTTAGTGGGTACGTAACTCCATCCTGATGTTTTTGAGAATTCTTCTATTTCAGCTAGTCTGTGTGCGACGAAGGTTTTGAACGTGCGTGGATCGGATTTTATCCATGCTAATACTGTTCGAGAGTCTGGCCAGCAATACCTTTTCTTAATGTTGATTTCCATTTCTTGGCGAATGCTGTTTCCTAGACGGCAGCCAATAACTGCGGCTTGTAATTCCAAGCGTGGTATAGAGGTAGGTTTGAGTGGGGCTACCTTGGCTTATGCTGCTATGAGTTTTATGCTACCTTGGTTGTAAATAGTTGTTTTGCAGTATGTAGCAGCGGCATAGATCGTTTCACTGGCGTCTACAAAGGTATGTAGCTCCCCTTCGTTACAGGAATCTGTACATCGTGGAACGTTGAGATTCTGCAGACGTGCTAGGTTGTTGAGCCATTTTGA from Pararge aegeria chromosome 26, ilParAegt1.1, whole genome shotgun sequence harbors:
- the LOC120635141 gene encoding uncharacterized protein LOC120635141; protein product: MEINIKKRYCWPDSRTVLAWIKSDPRTFKTFVAHRLAEIEEFSKTSGWSYVPTKQTTFGSNHWWFNGPEFLKLDCNKWPKDHNHKKFAKVTRLRRLTAVIEDDIMQLETRLSTANYIAIFYKKPRLPEKPQSQHHNERDST